From one Agathobaculum sp. NTUH-O15-33 genomic stretch:
- a CDS encoding pyridoxamine 5'-phosphate oxidase family protein has protein sequence MNAQNCLAMLRSIRDAAFATVDENGLPQVRMIDVMLAEQQALYFCTARGKAFYRELMQDGHVAVTGMNEKYQMVRLNGIAERLDEQTSWIDRIFKANPTMNEVYPGDSRYVLEAFCIRAGQVEFFDLGVSPIERALFPFGGARAEPKGFFITEACIGCGKCAAACPQKCIAAGSPYRIEQAHCLHCGLCAELCPSACIIKEQRI, from the coding sequence ATGAATGCACAAAACTGCCTCGCCATGCTGCGCAGCATACGGGACGCGGCCTTTGCGACCGTGGACGAAAACGGCCTGCCGCAGGTGCGCATGATCGACGTAATGCTGGCGGAACAGCAAGCCCTTTATTTTTGCACCGCGCGCGGCAAGGCGTTTTATCGGGAGCTGATGCAGGACGGGCATGTAGCCGTGACCGGCATGAACGAAAAGTATCAGATGGTGCGGCTAAACGGCATAGCGGAGCGGCTGGATGAGCAAACTAGCTGGATAGACCGCATTTTTAAGGCCAATCCTACGATGAACGAGGTATATCCCGGCGATAGCCGCTATGTGCTGGAGGCTTTCTGTATCCGCGCGGGTCAGGTCGAGTTTTTCGATCTCGGCGTATCCCCGATTGAGCGCGCGCTGTTTCCGTTTGGCGGCGCCCGCGCGGAACCCAAGGGCTTTTTCATTACCGAAGCATGTATCGGCTGCGGAAAATGCGCCGCAGCCTGCCCGCAAAAATGCATTGCGGCAGGTTCTCCCTACCGTATTGAGCAAGCGCATTGCCTGCACTGCGGTCTCTGCGCGGAGCTTTGTCCCAGCGCATGTATAATAAAGGAGCAACGAATTTGA
- a CDS encoding AI-2E family transporter has product MNLDRNNVKKILGLIAFAVLLYVGLQNTKLVGSVLRYVLGLLTPFLIGGCIAFILNVPLRFFEKNLFTGPKATKNKRLIKMKRVCSIVLTLLVVIGVIAIVLFMVLPELYNSIAAIGKELTAARARVPEWLDQIGQAVPMFEKEIASLKISWQEIDWKGIGTMLVDFLRNSSFLSDTFNFASSALSGVANAFIGLIFAIYILMQKENLGRQFRRLFYSFFPEKHVDRFLEVCHLTSSSFSSFLSGQCLEAFILGLMFFIAMSIFSMPYALMVAVLIGVTALIPIFGAFIGCFVGVLLIFIISPIQSLWFLVLFLVLQQVEGNFIYPRVVGGSVGLPSIWVLAAVTLGASMAGIIGMLFSIPLFSVIYTLLRETVRQRVRERHIAPGKIK; this is encoded by the coding sequence TTGAATTTAGATCGGAATAACGTAAAGAAAATCCTAGGGTTGATCGCATTCGCCGTGCTGCTGTATGTCGGCCTGCAAAATACCAAGCTGGTCGGTTCGGTTTTGCGGTATGTGCTCGGCCTGCTCACGCCGTTTTTGATCGGCGGCTGTATCGCGTTTATCCTGAACGTGCCCCTGCGTTTTTTTGAAAAGAACCTATTTACCGGGCCCAAGGCCACAAAAAATAAAAGGCTGATCAAAATGAAGCGCGTGTGCAGCATCGTGCTGACGCTTCTGGTCGTGATCGGCGTAATCGCGATTGTGCTGTTCATGGTGCTGCCCGAGCTGTACAACTCCATCGCCGCGATCGGCAAGGAGCTTACCGCAGCCCGCGCCCGCGTGCCGGAATGGCTCGATCAGATCGGTCAGGCCGTGCCCATGTTTGAAAAGGAGATCGCCTCGCTCAAAATCAGCTGGCAGGAGATCGACTGGAAGGGGATCGGCACCATGCTCGTCGATTTCCTGCGCAATTCCAGCTTCCTGAGCGACACGTTCAACTTCGCCAGCTCGGCGCTCAGCGGCGTGGCAAACGCTTTCATCGGCCTGATCTTCGCCATCTATATTTTGATGCAGAAGGAAAATCTGGGCCGCCAGTTCCGCCGCTTGTTTTATTCCTTTTTCCCGGAAAAGCACGTCGACCGCTTTTTGGAGGTCTGCCACCTGACGAGCAGTTCGTTCAGCAGCTTTTTATCCGGCCAGTGTTTGGAAGCGTTTATTCTCGGCCTGATGTTCTTTATCGCCATGTCGATATTCAGTATGCCGTACGCGCTCATGGTCGCCGTGCTGATCGGCGTGACCGCGCTTATTCCGATTTTCGGCGCGTTCATCGGCTGCTTTGTCGGCGTACTGCTTATCTTTATCATCAGCCCGATCCAGTCGCTGTGGTTTTTGGTCCTGTTTCTGGTGCTGCAGCAGGTGGAGGGCAACTTTATCTATCCGCGCGTGGTCGGCGGTTCGGTCGGCCTGCCGTCTATTTGGGTGCTTGCCGCGGTCACGCTCGGCGCGAGTATGGCCGGTATCATTGGTATGCTGTTTTCCATTCCGCTCTTTTCCGTCATTTACACGCTGCTGCGGGAAACCGTGCGCCAGCGTGTACGGGAACGGCATATCGCGCCCGGTAAAATTAAATAA